A single Carassius auratus strain Wakin unplaced genomic scaffold, ASM336829v1 scaf_tig00215627, whole genome shotgun sequence DNA region contains:
- the LOC113095111 gene encoding thioredoxin-related transmembrane protein 2-B-like, with product MALLTPLFAFLYHLPQVYKWLLKPYYIASLFMSVAFLLVRKTPGICEHLSTQREDGNSCDFDWREVEILMFLSAIVMMKNRRAITIEQHLGNIILFSKVANVILFFRLDIRLGLLYLTLCIVFLMICKPPIYMGPEYIKYFSDKTIDDELEKDNRVTWIVEFFANWAPECQSFASVYADLSLKYNCEGLKFGKVDIGRYSEVAKKYRVSTSPLSKQLPSLVLFQGGKEIMRRPQVDKKGRAVSWTFTEENIIREFNLNELYQKSKKLGKAKGEKFERASESVFPPVPEEEEPEAETITAMDTESKKDK from the exons CATCGCCTCGTTATTTATGTCTGTCGCGTTCCTGCTGGTCCGCAAGACGCCTGGCATCTGCGAGCATCTTTCGACGCAGCGCGAGGATGGAAATTCATGCGATTTCGACTGG agaGAGGTGGAGATACTGATGTTTTTAAGTGCTATAGTCATGATGAAGAACAGAAGAGCAA TTACCATCGAGCAGCACTTGGGCAACATCATCCTCTTTAGTAAAGTGGCCAATGTGATCCTGTTCTTCAGACTGGACATACGCTTGGGGCTTCTCTACTTAACTTTGTGTATTg TTTTCCTGATGATCTGCAAACCTCCGATCTACATGGGCCCTGAATACATCAAGTACTTCAGTGATAAAACCATTGAT gaTGAGTTGGAGAAGGATAACCGAGTGACCTGGATTGTGGAGTTTTTTGCTAACTGGGCACCAGAGTGTCAGTCTTTCGCCTCAGTCTATGCAGATCTGTCCTTGAA GTACAACTGTGAAGGGCTGAAATTTGGCAAAGTGGACATTGGTCGTTACAGTGAAGTAGCCAAAAA ataCAGGGTCAGCACCTCTCCTCTCTCAAAGCAGCTGCCCTCTCTAGTGCTCTTCCAGGGAGGAAAGGAAATTATGAGGCGCCCTCAAGTGGACAAAAAGGGACGGGCAGTATCTTGGACCTTCACAGAG GAAAACATCATCCGAGAGTTTAACCTCAACGAGTTGTATCAGAAGTCAAAGAAGCTTGGGAAGGCCAAAGGAGAGAAGTTCGAGAGGGCCAGCGAATCTGTGTTCCCCCCTGTGCCTGAAGAGGAAGAACCGGAGGCCGAGACCATCACCGCGATGGACACAGAGAGCAAGAAGGACAAATAG